One Coffea arabica cultivar ET-39 chromosome 5e, Coffea Arabica ET-39 HiFi, whole genome shotgun sequence DNA segment encodes these proteins:
- the LOC140006376 gene encoding uncharacterized protein, whose translation MWMIVSLVPGHTCVRVCNTNDHRGLSADLIAQHIIPHIINGPVYKVKEIQTSVKKEFHVDVTYKKAWYVRRRAIDIVYGDWPTSISQLPTYVQELQLSNPGTVIVWDHHPLSIASQTIFDYIFWAFAPAIQAFRHLKPVICVDGTFLKGPYRGKLLVAVGFDACNHIFPLAFALVDEENNRSS comes from the coding sequence ATGTGGATGATCGTGTCACTTGTACCTGGGCATACATGTGTCCGTGTGTGCAATACCAATGACCATCGGGGGTTGAGTGCCGATCTAATTGCCCAACATATTATTCCCCACATTATCAATGGTCCGGTATACAAAGTGAAGGAAATTCAGACTTCTGTGAAAAAGGAGTTTCACGTCGATGTGACATACAAAAAGGCTTGGTACGTCAGACGTCGGGCAATTGACATTGTTTATGGTGATTGGCCGACATCTATTTCACAACTCCCAACATACGTACAAGAACTACAATTGTCCAACCCTGGGACGGTTATAGTTTGGGACCATCATCCATTGAGTATAGCATCGCAGACGATTTTTGACTATATATTTTGGGCATTTGCTCCTGCTATCCAAGCATTCCGTCACCTGAAACCGGTCATTTGTGTGGACGGAACATTCTTAAAGGGGCCATATCGGGGGAAATTGCTAGTGGCGGTTGGGTTTGATGCCTGTAACCATATATTCCCTCTAGCATTTGCACTCGTTGATGAGGAGAACAATCGAAGTTCATGA